The following are encoded in a window of Arvicanthis niloticus isolate mArvNil1 chromosome 1, mArvNil1.pat.X, whole genome shotgun sequence genomic DNA:
- the LOC117717905 gene encoding olfactory receptor 5P81-like, producing the protein MAFLEDGNHTAVTEFILLGLTDDPVLRVVLFTIILCIYLVTVSGNLSTILLIRVSSQLHHPMYFFLSHLASIDIGISSSVTPNMLGNFLLEKTSISYTGCGIQLVSAVFFGAIECFLLAAMAYDRFVAICNPLLYSTKMSTQVCVQLLVGSYIGGFLHASSFTLSFFSFLFCGPNRVNHFFCDFTPLVELSCSDNGVLLILDSFSTGSIIVITVSAIAISYTYILITILKMRSTEGRHKAFSTCTSHLIVVTLLYGTVTFIYVMPKSNYSTDQNKVVSVFYMVVVPMLNPLIYSLRNNEIKGALKQQLGKIIFS; encoded by the coding sequence ATGGCTTTCCTGGAGGATGGGAACCACACTGCAGTGACAGAGTTCATTTTGTTGGGTTTAACAGATGACCCAGTCCTTAGAGTTGTCCTCTTCACCATCATCCTGTGCATCTATCTGGTGACTGTGTCTGGGAACCTCAGCACCATCCTTCTCATCAGAGTCTCTTCCCAACTCCATCAtcccatgtacttttttcttaGTCATTTGGCTTCTATTGACATAGGCATTTCATCTTCTGTCACACCTAATATGCTTGGTAACTTCCTGCTGGAGAAAACTAGTATCTCCTATACTGGATGTGGCATCCAGCTTGTCTCAGCTGTTTTCTTTGGGGCTATTGAATGTTTCCTTCTGGCTGCCATGGCTTATGATCGCTTTGTGGCAATCTGTAACCCACTGCTTTATTCAACCAAAATGTCCACACAAGTCTGTGTCCAGTTGCTTGTAGGGTCTTATATCGGTGGGTTTCTTCATGCTTCCTCCTTTacactttccttcttctcttttctcttctgtggaCCAAATAGAGTCAATCACTTTTTCTGTGATTTTACTCCTTTAGTTGAGCTCTCCTGTTCTGATAATGGTGTCCTCCTAATTCTTGATTCATTTTCTACTGGCTCCATCATTGTGATCACAGTGTCTGCCATAGCCATCTCTTACACCTACATCCTCATCACCATCCTGAAGATGCGCTCCACAGAGGGCCGCCACAAGGCCTTCTCAACCTGTACCTCCCACCTCATTGTAGTCACTCTGTTATATGGGACTGTGACATTCATCTATGTGATGCCAAAGTCCAACTACTCCACAGACCAGAACAAGGTGGTTTCTGTGTTCTACATGGTGGTGGTGCCCATGTTGAACCCCCTCATCTACAGCCTCAGGAATAATGAGATTAAGGGTGCTCTGAAGCAACAGCttggtaaaataatattttcttag